Proteins from one Mycobacterium sp. EPa45 genomic window:
- a CDS encoding DUF6676 family protein produces MTIPHAPTFIPVEVCSSAGLAPSTPVDQCLAAVKADVAADGVAAPAADVAGLQKIVASAKEHGIDLKVVVMDKSPAIDTPLRDIATEIGSASPGSTVLVLSPGWAGTYSGTYDRVILEAGQDVAKTAPNPVVGTQAFVDQLQTPDFPWTGLTITLVIGVAVAAVLTRVLQLRARRSQNTVTPAEQGK; encoded by the coding sequence GTGACGATTCCGCACGCGCCGACCTTCATCCCCGTGGAGGTGTGCAGTAGTGCCGGGCTTGCCCCGTCGACTCCGGTCGACCAGTGTCTGGCCGCGGTCAAGGCTGATGTCGCCGCTGACGGCGTCGCCGCGCCGGCGGCCGATGTCGCGGGCCTGCAGAAGATAGTGGCCTCGGCCAAAGAACACGGCATCGATCTCAAGGTCGTCGTGATGGACAAAAGTCCGGCGATCGACACCCCGCTTCGCGATATCGCCACCGAGATCGGCAGCGCCAGCCCCGGCTCGACGGTGCTCGTGCTCAGCCCCGGCTGGGCGGGCACGTACAGCGGCACCTACGACCGGGTGATCCTCGAGGCGGGCCAGGATGTCGCAAAGACCGCCCCCAATCCGGTGGTCGGCACGCAGGCATTTGTCGACCAGTTGCAAACCCCCGACTTTCCCTGGACGGGATTAACGATCACGCTTGTGATCGGGGTGGCCGTAGCGGCTGTTTTGACCCGAGTTCTGCAGCTTCGGGCACGTCGCTCGCAAAATACCGTTACCCCGGCTGAACAGGGAAAATAG
- the trxA gene encoding thioredoxin codes for MATQDLTAQNFNDTITGNDIVLVDFWASWCGPCRAFAPTFTKSSEQHPDVVYGKVDTEAEQELAAAAEIRSIPTLMAFKKGKLIFNQAGALPPAALEDLIRQVKEFDVDAAIASQSQSE; via the coding sequence GTGGCTACCCAAGACCTGACCGCACAGAACTTCAACGACACCATCACCGGCAACGACATCGTGCTGGTGGACTTCTGGGCGTCGTGGTGCGGACCGTGTCGTGCCTTCGCGCCGACGTTCACCAAGTCGTCGGAGCAGCACCCGGATGTGGTGTACGGCAAGGTCGACACCGAGGCCGAGCAGGAGCTGGCGGCTGCCGCCGAAATCCGCTCCATCCCGACGCTGATGGCGTTCAAGAAGGGCAAGCTGATCTTCAACCAGGCCGGCGCCCTGCCGCCCGCCGCGCTCGAGGATCTCATCCGCCAGGTCAAGGAGTTCGACGTCGACGCGGCGATCGCGTCTCAGTCGCAATCCGAGTGA
- a CDS encoding helix-turn-helix domain-containing protein, with amino-acid sequence MRKPNEARDQLLNNLRNAYEGGASIRTLVASTGRSYGSIHALLRESGTTMRSRGGPNHVTRR; translated from the coding sequence ATGAGGAAGCCCAACGAAGCTCGAGACCAGCTGTTGAACAACCTGCGAAACGCCTACGAGGGCGGCGCGAGCATTCGCACCCTGGTGGCTTCGACCGGCCGTTCCTACGGCTCGATCCACGCGTTGTTGCGCGAGTCCGGGACCACCATGCGCAGCCGCGGTGGACCCAACCATGTCACGCGTCGGTAG
- a CDS encoding MoxR family ATPase translates to MTSPGGSPAGPGSFAGPSGAPAAPPSGGNGLAGEVHTLERAIFEVKRIIVGQDQLVERILVGLLAKGHVLLEGVPGVAKTLAVETFAKVVGGTFARIQFTPDLVPTDIIGTRIYRQGREEFDIELGPVVVNFLLADEINRAPAKVQSALLEVMAERKISIGGKTYELPKPFLVMATQNPIENEGVYPLPEAQRDRFLFKINVDYPSPEEEREIIYRMGVTPPEPKQILETGDLLRLQNVAANNFVHHALVDYVVRVVTATRRPEQFGLSDVKAWVAFGASPRASLGIIAAARALALVRGRDYVIPQDVIDVIPDVLRHRLVLTYDALADDIKAETVINRILQTVALPQVNAVSQQGHSAPPVVPAGAGANGR, encoded by the coding sequence ATGACGTCACCAGGTGGGTCGCCCGCAGGCCCCGGATCGTTTGCCGGGCCGAGCGGAGCCCCGGCCGCCCCGCCGTCGGGCGGCAACGGTCTGGCCGGCGAGGTACACACCCTGGAACGGGCGATCTTCGAGGTCAAGCGCATCATCGTCGGCCAGGACCAGCTCGTGGAGCGCATCCTGGTCGGGCTGCTGGCCAAGGGTCACGTGCTGCTCGAAGGTGTGCCGGGCGTCGCCAAGACGCTGGCGGTCGAGACCTTCGCCAAGGTCGTCGGCGGCACCTTCGCCCGCATCCAGTTCACCCCGGACCTGGTGCCCACCGACATCATCGGTACCCGCATCTACCGGCAGGGCCGCGAAGAGTTCGACATCGAACTCGGCCCCGTGGTGGTGAATTTCCTGCTGGCCGACGAGATCAACCGCGCCCCGGCAAAGGTGCAGTCGGCACTGCTGGAAGTCATGGCCGAGCGCAAGATCTCCATCGGCGGCAAGACCTACGAGCTGCCCAAGCCGTTCCTGGTGATGGCCACCCAGAACCCGATCGAGAACGAGGGCGTCTACCCGCTGCCCGAAGCGCAGCGCGACCGGTTCCTGTTCAAGATCAACGTCGATTACCCGTCGCCGGAGGAAGAGCGCGAGATCATCTACCGGATGGGTGTCACCCCGCCGGAGCCCAAGCAGATCCTGGAGACCGGTGACCTGCTGCGGCTGCAGAACGTCGCCGCCAACAACTTCGTGCACCACGCGCTGGTCGATTACGTGGTTCGCGTCGTCACCGCGACCCGCCGGCCCGAGCAGTTCGGCCTGAGCGACGTCAAGGCCTGGGTGGCGTTCGGCGCCTCGCCGCGTGCCTCGCTGGGCATCATCGCCGCCGCCCGGGCCCTCGCGCTGGTGCGTGGCCGTGACTACGTCATCCCGCAGGACGTCATCGACGTCATCCCCGACGTGCTGCGCCACCGGTTGGTCTTGACCTACGACGCACTGGCCGACGACATCAAGGCCGAGACGGTGATCAACCGCATCCTGCAGACCGTCGCGCTGCCTCAGGTCAATGCTGTTTCGCAGCAAGGGCATTCGGCACCGCCGGTGGTTCCCGCCGGGGCGGGTGCCAACGGTCGGTGA
- a CDS encoding TetR/AcrR family transcriptional regulator — protein sequence MPRVSEDHLAARRRQILDGARRCFAEYGYEQATVRRLEQTIGLSRGAIFHHYRDKDTLFFALAREDAARMAEVASREGLIQVMRDMLAAPDQFDWLATRLEIARKLRNDPVFHQGWMERSAELASATSERLRRQKQAGRLRDDVAPDVLQCYLDLVLDGLVARLAAGEDLQRLSAVLDLVEDSVRATDA from the coding sequence GTGCCCAGGGTCAGCGAGGACCATCTGGCGGCCCGCCGTCGCCAGATCCTCGACGGCGCACGGCGCTGCTTTGCCGAGTACGGCTACGAGCAGGCGACCGTGCGCCGGCTGGAGCAGACCATCGGTCTGTCGCGCGGTGCGATCTTTCATCACTACCGCGACAAGGACACCTTGTTCTTTGCACTTGCGCGCGAGGATGCCGCACGGATGGCCGAGGTCGCCTCGCGGGAGGGCCTCATCCAGGTGATGCGCGACATGCTGGCCGCACCGGACCAATTCGATTGGCTGGCCACACGATTGGAGATCGCCCGCAAGCTGCGCAATGACCCGGTGTTTCATCAGGGCTGGATGGAGCGCTCAGCGGAGCTGGCGTCGGCGACCTCCGAGCGGCTGCGCAGGCAGAAGCAGGCGGGCCGGCTGCGCGACGACGTGGCACCCGATGTGCTGCAGTGCTATCTGGACCTGGTGCTCGACGGCCTTGTCGCGCGGCTTGCGGCCGGTGAAGATCTCCAGCGACTCTCGGCAGTGCTGGATCTGGTGGAGGATTCGGTGCGGGCTACCGACGCGTGA
- the acnA gene encoding aconitate hydratase AcnA produces MSSENSSNSSLNTFEARDTLKVGDNSYEIYRLDAVPGTEKLPYSLKVLAENLLRTEDGANITKDHIDAIANWDPSADPSIEIQFTPARVIMQDFTGVPCIVDLATMREAVGDLGGNPDQVNPLAPAELVIDHSVIIDVFGSADAFERNVEIEYSRNGERYQFLRWGQGAFDDFKVVPPGTGIVHQVNIEYLARVTMVRDGVAYPDTCVGTDSHTTMVNGLGVLGWGVGGIEAEAAMLGQPVSMLIPRVVGFKLSGEIQPGVTATDVVLTVTEMLRKHGVVGKFVEFYGEGVAEVPLANRATLGNMSPEFGSTAAIFPIDDVTVDYLRLTGRSDEELALVEAYAKAQGMWHNPEHEAEYSEYLELDLSTVVPSIAGPKRPQDRIELSDAKSAFRKDIHNYVENGNPAPQTKLDEAVEESFPASDPAVLSFADNGSEPLHSAAVGAEGRPTKPVKVSAAERGEFVLDHGAVAIASITSCTNTSNPSVMLGAALLAKNAVEKGLTAKPWVKTSMAPGSQVVSDYYEKAGLWPYLEKLGFYLVGYGCTTCIGNSGPLLEEISKAINDNDLTVTAVLSGNRNFEGRISPDVKMNYLASPPLVIAYALAGTMDFDFENDPLGTDGDGNDVFLKDIWPSSKDISDTIASAINKEMFTKNYADVFKGDERWQNLPTPSGKTFDWDANSTYVRKPPYFDGMPADPQPVSDITGARVLALLGDSVTTDHISPAGNIKAGTPAAQYLDSNGVDKKDYNSYGSRRGNHEVMIRGTFANIRLRNQLLDDVSGGYTRDFTQPDGPQAFIYDAAQNYAAQNIPLVVLGGKEYGSGSSRDWAAKGTSLLGVRAVITESFERIHRSNLIGMGVIPLQFPAGESAASLKLDGTEVFDITGIEELNNGKTPKTVHVKATGKNEADGTDRVVEFDAVVRIDTPGEADYYRNGGILQYVLRNMLRAG; encoded by the coding sequence GTGAGCAGCGAAAATTCGTCGAATTCGTCCCTGAACACGTTCGAAGCGCGCGACACCTTGAAGGTGGGCGACAACAGCTACGAGATCTACCGCCTCGACGCGGTCCCCGGCACCGAGAAACTTCCCTACAGCCTCAAGGTGCTGGCCGAAAACCTGTTGCGCACCGAGGACGGCGCCAACATCACCAAAGACCACATCGATGCCATCGCCAACTGGGATCCGTCGGCCGACCCGAGCATCGAGATCCAGTTCACCCCAGCGCGGGTGATCATGCAGGACTTCACCGGGGTCCCCTGCATCGTCGACCTGGCCACCATGCGTGAGGCCGTCGGCGACCTCGGCGGCAACCCCGATCAGGTGAACCCACTGGCCCCCGCCGAGCTGGTCATCGACCACTCGGTGATCATCGACGTGTTCGGCAGCGCGGACGCCTTCGAGCGCAACGTCGAGATCGAGTACTCCCGCAACGGCGAGCGCTATCAGTTCCTGCGCTGGGGCCAGGGCGCCTTCGACGACTTCAAGGTCGTGCCGCCGGGCACCGGCATCGTGCACCAGGTCAACATCGAATACCTGGCGCGCGTCACCATGGTTCGTGACGGGGTTGCCTATCCGGACACCTGCGTCGGCACCGACAGCCACACCACGATGGTCAACGGCCTGGGCGTCCTGGGCTGGGGCGTCGGCGGTATCGAGGCCGAAGCCGCGATGCTGGGCCAGCCCGTCTCGATGCTCATCCCCCGGGTCGTGGGCTTCAAGTTGTCCGGCGAGATCCAGCCCGGCGTGACCGCGACCGACGTCGTCCTCACCGTGACCGAGATGCTGCGCAAGCACGGCGTGGTGGGCAAGTTCGTCGAGTTCTACGGCGAGGGCGTCGCCGAGGTGCCGCTGGCCAACCGCGCCACCCTGGGCAACATGAGCCCCGAATTCGGCTCGACCGCAGCGATTTTCCCGATCGACGACGTCACCGTCGACTACCTGCGGCTGACCGGGCGCAGCGACGAAGAGCTGGCGCTGGTCGAGGCCTACGCCAAGGCCCAGGGCATGTGGCACAACCCCGAGCACGAGGCCGAGTACTCCGAGTACCTCGAGCTCGACCTGTCCACCGTCGTCCCGTCGATCGCCGGACCCAAGCGCCCGCAGGACCGCATCGAGCTCTCCGACGCGAAGTCGGCGTTCCGCAAGGACATTCACAACTACGTCGAGAACGGCAACCCCGCCCCGCAGACCAAGCTGGACGAGGCCGTCGAGGAGTCGTTCCCGGCCAGCGACCCGGCGGTGCTGTCGTTCGCCGACAACGGTTCCGAACCACTGCACTCCGCGGCCGTCGGGGCCGAGGGCCGGCCCACGAAGCCGGTCAAGGTGAGCGCCGCGGAACGCGGCGAGTTCGTGCTCGACCACGGCGCGGTCGCGATCGCGTCGATCACGTCGTGCACCAATACGTCCAACCCGTCGGTGATGCTCGGTGCGGCGCTGCTGGCCAAGAATGCCGTCGAGAAGGGCCTGACCGCCAAGCCGTGGGTCAAGACGTCGATGGCCCCCGGCTCCCAGGTGGTCAGTGACTACTACGAGAAGGCCGGCCTGTGGCCGTACCTGGAGAAGCTGGGCTTCTATCTCGTCGGCTACGGCTGCACCACCTGCATCGGCAACAGCGGCCCGCTGCTCGAGGAGATCTCGAAGGCCATCAACGACAACGACCTGACGGTCACCGCGGTGCTGTCCGGTAACCGGAACTTCGAGGGCCGCATCTCCCCCGACGTGAAGATGAACTACCTGGCGTCACCGCCGCTGGTGATCGCCTACGCGCTGGCCGGCACGATGGACTTCGACTTCGAGAATGACCCGCTCGGCACGGACGGCGACGGCAACGACGTGTTCCTCAAGGACATCTGGCCGTCGTCGAAGGACATCTCCGACACCATCGCCTCGGCGATCAACAAAGAGATGTTCACGAAGAACTACGCCGACGTATTCAAGGGCGACGAGCGCTGGCAGAACCTGCCGACGCCGTCAGGCAAGACCTTCGACTGGGACGCCAACTCGACCTACGTGCGCAAACCACCGTACTTCGACGGCATGCCCGCCGACCCGCAGCCGGTCAGCGACATCACCGGAGCCAGAGTGCTTGCCCTGCTGGGCGATTCGGTTACCACCGACCACATCAGCCCGGCCGGCAACATCAAGGCGGGCACCCCGGCGGCGCAGTACCTCGACAGCAACGGCGTGGACAAGAAGGACTACAACTCCTACGGCTCCCGCCGCGGTAACCACGAGGTGATGATCCGCGGAACGTTCGCCAACATCCGGCTGCGCAATCAGCTCCTCGACGATGTCTCCGGCGGCTACACCCGCGACTTCACCCAGCCGGACGGGCCGCAGGCGTTCATCTACGACGCTGCGCAAAACTATGCGGCGCAGAACATTCCGCTGGTCGTGCTCGGCGGCAAGGAGTACGGTTCCGGCTCGTCGCGCGACTGGGCGGCCAAGGGCACCAGCCTGCTGGGCGTGCGTGCGGTGATCACCGAGTCCTTCGAGCGCATCCACCGGTCGAACCTGATCGGCATGGGCGTGATCCCGCTGCAGTTCCCCGCCGGCGAGTCCGCGGCGTCGCTGAAACTGGACGGCACCGAGGTCTTCGACATCACCGGCATCGAAGAGCTCAACAACGGCAAGACGCCGAAGACCGTTCACGTCAAGGCCACCGGCAAAAATGAAGCCGATGGCACTGACCGGGTTGTCGAGTTCGACGCCGTGGTGCGCATTGACACACCCGGTGAGGCCGACTACTACCGCAACGGCGGCATCCTGCAGTACGTGCTGCGCAATATGTTGCGGGCCGGCTAG
- a CDS encoding enoyl-CoA hydratase, which translates to MIRDTGFVLVEKPQPNVALVTLNRPERMNSMAFDVMLPLREVLTELRYDNDVRAVVLTGAGRGFSSGADHKSAGSIPHVAGLTRPSFGLRSMAVLDDVILAMRKLHQPIIAAVNGAAIGGGLCLALAADIRVAASGAYFRAAGINNGLTASELGLSYLLPRAIGSSRAFEIMLTGRDVDAQEAERIGLVSRQVPDDELLPACFEIAGRIAAFSRPGTELTKRTLWSGLDAGSLEAHMQAEGLGQLYVRLLTANFEEAVAARAENRAPVFTDDK; encoded by the coding sequence GTGATTCGTGACACTGGTTTCGTCCTCGTCGAAAAGCCGCAGCCCAACGTAGCTCTGGTCACCCTGAACCGGCCCGAGCGGATGAACTCGATGGCGTTCGACGTCATGCTGCCGCTGCGGGAAGTCCTCACCGAACTCCGGTATGACAACGACGTGCGAGCCGTCGTACTGACCGGCGCGGGTCGCGGATTCTCCTCGGGTGCCGACCACAAGTCCGCCGGCTCGATACCGCACGTTGCCGGATTGACCCGGCCATCGTTCGGGCTGCGCTCGATGGCGGTGCTCGACGATGTGATTCTCGCCATGCGCAAGCTGCACCAGCCGATCATCGCCGCGGTCAACGGCGCGGCCATCGGCGGCGGGCTGTGCCTGGCGCTGGCGGCCGATATCCGGGTCGCCGCCAGCGGCGCCTATTTCCGAGCCGCCGGCATCAACAACGGCCTGACCGCCAGTGAGCTGGGGCTGAGCTACCTGCTACCCCGCGCGATCGGCTCGTCGCGGGCGTTCGAGATCATGCTCACCGGCCGCGACGTCGACGCGCAGGAGGCCGAACGGATCGGTCTGGTGTCCCGGCAGGTCCCCGACGACGAGTTGTTGCCTGCCTGCTTCGAGATCGCCGGCCGTATCGCCGCGTTCTCCCGCCCGGGCACGGAATTGACCAAGCGGACGCTATGGAGTGGACTGGACGCCGGTAGCCTGGAAGCGCATATGCAGGCCGAGGGCCTCGGGCAGCTCTATGTGCGCCTGCTCACCGCCAACTTCGAGGAGGCGGTCGCTGCGCGCGCCGAGAACCGCGCCCCGGTCTTCACCGACGACAAGTAA
- the ripA gene encoding NlpC/P60 family peptidoglycan endopeptidase RipA, translated as MRRSQRGSLFRPAIRIAKPVCPLALSVAMTFTMPGLAQAEPGAAPNIIAGLIADVADANQRLQDIGAKVQAEQESVNKALVDVQAARDAAAAASAKVDASAQAVKDANAAIADAQKRFDVFAAATYVNGPSASLVMATNPEDILSTAAAGQTLAVSSQQVMTDLQRARTEQINQASAARLAKENADKAVADAEASQQSAVSALTAAKQTFTDQQAEINRLAAERKTAQDKLDAARQWSAPANSPAAVPQSAATGPATPGDRWDPAAPGSPKAPGAGTAPPYGSASEWDMTLPMVPSAFVSGDPIQIVNAVLQIASSSAQATAQMGKSFLQKLGILKPDSTGITNGAIPYANGAQASEYVIKRAMSQMGVPYSWGGGTATGPSNGIDSGAGTVGFDCSGLILYAFAGVGIKLPHYSGSQYNMGRKIPSSQMRRGDVIFYGPGGSQHVTLYLGQGQMLEAPYTGSSVKISPVRTSGMTPFVVRYIEY; from the coding sequence ATGAGACGTTCCCAACGCGGCTCTCTTTTCCGGCCGGCCATTCGCATTGCCAAGCCGGTGTGTCCGTTGGCGCTCAGTGTCGCCATGACGTTCACGATGCCCGGACTGGCCCAGGCCGAGCCCGGGGCCGCCCCGAACATCATCGCAGGGCTCATCGCCGACGTCGCCGACGCGAACCAGCGGCTCCAGGACATCGGCGCCAAGGTGCAGGCCGAGCAGGAGAGCGTCAACAAGGCGCTGGTCGACGTCCAGGCCGCGCGGGATGCGGCGGCCGCGGCGAGTGCGAAGGTCGACGCCAGCGCGCAGGCCGTCAAGGACGCCAACGCCGCAATTGCCGACGCACAGAAGCGATTCGACGTCTTCGCGGCCGCAACCTATGTCAACGGGCCGTCGGCATCGCTGGTGATGGCGACCAACCCCGAGGACATCCTGTCCACCGCGGCGGCCGGGCAGACTCTGGCCGTCAGCTCGCAGCAGGTGATGACCGATCTGCAGCGGGCCCGCACCGAGCAGATCAACCAGGCGTCCGCCGCCCGGCTGGCCAAGGAGAACGCCGACAAGGCCGTCGCCGACGCCGAAGCCAGTCAGCAATCCGCGGTCAGCGCGCTGACCGCGGCCAAGCAGACGTTCACCGACCAGCAGGCCGAGATCAACCGGCTGGCCGCGGAACGCAAGACGGCCCAGGACAAACTCGACGCCGCCCGGCAGTGGTCCGCGCCGGCGAATTCGCCTGCGGCAGTACCGCAGTCGGCGGCTACCGGCCCGGCGACCCCGGGAGATCGCTGGGATCCCGCCGCCCCCGGTTCGCCCAAGGCGCCCGGCGCGGGCACGGCGCCGCCCTACGGCAGTGCGTCGGAATGGGACATGACGCTGCCGATGGTGCCCAGCGCCTTCGTCTCCGGGGACCCGATCCAGATCGTCAACGCGGTGCTGCAGATCGCGTCGTCCTCGGCGCAGGCCACCGCCCAGATGGGCAAGAGCTTCCTGCAGAAACTGGGCATCCTCAAGCCCGACTCGACCGGGATCACCAACGGCGCCATTCCCTACGCGAATGGCGCCCAGGCCTCCGAGTACGTGATCAAACGCGCCATGTCGCAGATGGGCGTGCCGTACTCGTGGGGTGGCGGCACCGCCACCGGCCCCAGCAACGGCATCGACAGCGGCGCAGGGACGGTCGGATTCGACTGCTCCGGCCTGATCCTCTACGCGTTCGCCGGTGTCGGCATCAAGCTTCCGCACTACTCCGGCTCGCAATACAACATGGGCCGCAAGATCCCGTCGTCCCAGATGCGTCGCGGTGACGTGATCTTCTACGGGCCCGGCGGCAGCCAGCACGTGACTCTCTACCTGGGCCAGGGCCAGATGCTCGAGGCTCCCTACACCGGATCGAGCGTCAAGATCTCACCGGTGCGCACCAGCGGCATGACGCCGTTCGTCGTCCGCTACATCGAATACTGA
- a CDS encoding ABC-F family ATP-binding cassette domain-containing protein: MITATDLEVRAGARTLLLAEGPALRIQPGDRIGLVGRNGAGKTTTMRILAGEGEPYAGTVVRTGDIGYLPQDPREGDLDVLARDRVLSARGLDTLLSDLEKQQALMAEVVDEAARDKAVRRYGQLEERFAALGGYAAESEAGRICASLGLPDRVLTQPLRTLSGGQRRRVELSRILFAASDTGSGSATTLLLDEPTNHLDADSIGWLRGFLQNHSGGLVVISHDVDLLADVVNRVWFLDAVRGEADVYNMGWQKYLDARATDEQRRRRERANAEKKASALRAQAAKMGAKATKAVAAQNMLRRAERMIAELDAERVADKVARIKFPTPAPCGKTPLVVKGLTKNYGSLEVFTGVDLAIDRGSRVVVLGLNGAGKTTLLRLIAGTETPDAGGLEPGHGLKIGYFAQEHDTLDNNATVWENIRHAAPDTGEQDLRGLLGAFMFTGPQLDQPAGTLSGGEKTRLALAGLVASTANVLLLDEPTNNLDPASREQVLDALRSYQGAVVLVTHDPGAAEALDPQRVVLLPDGTEDFWSEEYRDLIELA; the protein is encoded by the coding sequence GTGATTACCGCAACGGACCTCGAGGTCCGCGCCGGCGCGCGCACGCTGCTCCTCGCCGAGGGCCCGGCACTGCGGATCCAACCCGGCGATCGCATCGGTCTGGTCGGCCGCAACGGCGCAGGCAAGACGACGACGATGCGGATCCTGGCGGGGGAGGGCGAACCCTACGCGGGCACCGTCGTGCGGACCGGCGACATCGGCTACCTGCCGCAGGATCCGCGTGAAGGCGACCTCGACGTGCTGGCCCGTGACCGGGTGCTGTCCGCCCGCGGTCTGGACACCTTGCTGTCCGATCTGGAAAAGCAGCAGGCGCTGATGGCCGAGGTCGTCGACGAGGCCGCACGTGACAAGGCGGTGCGCCGCTACGGCCAACTCGAGGAACGCTTCGCCGCCCTCGGCGGGTATGCGGCCGAGAGCGAAGCGGGCCGCATCTGCGCGAGCCTCGGTCTGCCGGACCGGGTGCTGACCCAGCCGCTGCGCACCCTCTCCGGCGGTCAGCGCAGGCGCGTCGAGCTGTCCCGGATTCTGTTCGCGGCCAGTGACACCGGTAGCGGATCGGCGACGACGCTGCTGCTCGACGAACCCACCAACCACCTCGACGCCGACTCGATCGGCTGGCTGCGGGGCTTCCTGCAGAACCACAGCGGTGGGCTCGTGGTGATCAGCCACGACGTCGACCTGCTTGCCGACGTGGTCAACCGGGTGTGGTTCCTCGACGCCGTCCGCGGCGAGGCCGACGTCTACAACATGGGCTGGCAGAAGTACCTCGACGCCCGCGCCACCGACGAGCAGCGCCGCCGCCGGGAGCGGGCCAACGCCGAGAAGAAGGCGAGTGCGTTGCGCGCCCAGGCCGCCAAGATGGGCGCCAAGGCCACCAAAGCCGTTGCCGCACAGAATATGTTGCGCCGCGCCGAGCGGATGATCGCCGAGCTGGATGCCGAACGCGTCGCCGACAAGGTCGCCAGGATCAAGTTCCCGACGCCGGCGCCGTGCGGTAAGACCCCGCTGGTGGTCAAGGGACTGACCAAGAACTACGGCTCACTCGAGGTGTTCACCGGGGTCGACCTGGCGATCGACCGCGGCTCACGCGTGGTGGTGCTGGGCCTCAACGGTGCCGGTAAGACCACGCTGCTTCGGCTCATCGCGGGCACCGAGACTCCTGACGCCGGCGGACTGGAACCCGGGCACGGACTCAAGATCGGTTATTTCGCACAGGAACACGACACGCTCGACAACAACGCGACGGTCTGGGAGAACATTCGGCACGCCGCCCCGGACACCGGCGAGCAGGACCTGCGCGGCCTGCTCGGCGCGTTCATGTTCACCGGTCCGCAGCTCGACCAGCCGGCCGGAACCCTGTCCGGTGGCGAGAAGACCCGTCTCGCCCTCGCCGGTCTGGTTGCGTCGACGGCCAATGTGCTGTTGCTCGATGAGCCGACCAACAACCTCGATCCTGCTTCGCGCGAACAGGTTCTGGACGCGCTGCGGAGCTACCAGGGTGCAGTGGTGCTGGTTACCCACGATCCGGGCGCCGCGGAAGCACTCGACCCGCAAAGGGTGGTGCTGCTTCCCGACGGCACCGAGGACTTCTGGTCTGAGGAGTATCGGGATCTCATCGAGCTTGCCTGA
- the ripB gene encoding NlpC/P60 family peptidoglycan endopeptidase RipB — protein sequence MSRNTSRRLFVGTVLTALALGLGIAGPANADPGEWDPTLPKILSAGAPGDPVAVANASLQVTQQAAQATMDLGRKFLSGLGFGGSPSALPGGRVRGPQAIEYVIARGASQRGVPYSWGGGAINGPSAGVEEDAGKVGYDCSGFTRYAFAGVGVQIPKYSGDQYNAGRHIPPSQAKRGDLIFYGPAGTQHVALYLGNGQMLEASSAAGQVTVSPVRTAGMTPYLTRIIET from the coding sequence ATGTCTCGCAACACTTCTCGGCGGCTCTTCGTCGGGACGGTCCTGACGGCACTAGCGCTCGGGCTTGGGATCGCCGGCCCGGCCAATGCCGATCCGGGCGAGTGGGATCCGACGCTGCCCAAAATCCTGAGTGCGGGCGCCCCCGGTGACCCGGTCGCCGTGGCCAACGCCTCGCTGCAGGTCACTCAACAGGCCGCACAGGCGACCATGGACCTGGGCCGCAAGTTCCTGTCCGGTCTGGGCTTCGGCGGCTCACCGTCGGCACTGCCGGGCGGCCGGGTCCGCGGCCCGCAGGCCATCGAGTACGTGATCGCCCGCGGCGCCTCGCAGCGCGGCGTGCCGTATTCCTGGGGTGGCGGCGCGATCAACGGGCCCAGTGCCGGCGTGGAGGAAGACGCCGGCAAGGTCGGGTACGACTGTTCGGGCTTCACCCGCTACGCCTTCGCCGGCGTCGGGGTGCAGATTCCCAAGTACTCCGGCGACCAGTACAACGCCGGCAGGCACATCCCGCCGTCGCAGGCCAAGCGCGGCGATCTGATCTTCTACGGCCCCGCCGGGACCCAGCATGTCGCCCTGTATCTCGGCAACGGGCAGATGCTCGAGGCCTCCTCGGCGGCCGGGCAGGTCACCGTGAGTCCGGTGCGCACCGCCGGCATGACCCCGTATCTGACGCGCATCATCGAGACCTAG